The following is a genomic window from Sedimenticola thiotaurini.
CACCGGGTCGATACCGTAGCCGATGGCGATCGGCAGCAGTAACGGCACCATCAGCACCAGGGCGGAAAAGATATCCAGCATGGTGCCGAGAATCAGCAGAAAGATATTCAGCAGTATCAGGAAGGTCAGTTTGTCGTCCACCAGTTCCCGGATCGTGTCGAACAGCAGGCTGGGTATCCCGGCGTCGATCAGGTAATTGGTGGAGGCCAGTGACAGCCCCAGGATCAGCAGTATTCCCCCGACCAGTACCATGGATTCCCGCATGACCTGCGGCAGCCTGCCGTAGGGGATTTCGCGCAGGATAACGACTTCCACCAGCAGGACGTAACAGGCGGTTACTGCGGCGGCCTCAGAGATGGCGAAGTAGCCGCTGTAGATACCACCCAGCACCACCAGGGGCAATGGCAGTTCCCAGATGGCGTCCCGCATGGCGGCCACTGCCTCGCGGGCCGAGAAGGGCGTCAGGGGCAGGGATCGGTTGGAGAAGACAGACCAGCCCGCCAGCAGGCTCAGCATCAGCAGTCCGGGCAGAATGCCGGCCAGGAACATCGCTTCCACGGTGATGTTGTGGGCAATACCCAGCTGCTGGGCAATCACGGCGTACAGAATCAGCGGCAGTGCCGGGGCGAACAGCAGGCCCAGGCTGCCGGAGGTGGTGACCAGTCCCAGGCTGAAGTTGTCCGGGTAACCGGAACGAGTGAGGGCGGGATAGAGCAGTGCACCGAGTGCCACGATAGTGACGCCGGATGCCCCGGTAAAGGCGGTGAACAGGGCGCAGGCGATCAGGGAGACCAGTGCCAGGCCGCCCGGCATCCAGCCGAGCAGCGCCTGGGTCAGGCGCACCAGGCGGCGGGGAGCGCCGCTTTCACTCAACAGATAGCCGGCAAAGGTGAACAGAGGAATCGCCAGCAGCACCGGCATCTCGGCGATACGGTAGAACTCGATGGCGACTACCGACAGATCGATTTCGGAGCGGTAGAAACCGAGCATGGCGCTGGCGGCGATAATGCCGAACAGCGGGGCGCCCAGCAGGGCGAGCAGCAGTAACAGCAGGCCGGTCAGGATCATTGTTTCTCCTGCGGCGGTTGCGGGGCCAGGCTGCAGAGCAGCAGGC
Proteins encoded in this region:
- a CDS encoding TRAP transporter large permease; amino-acid sequence: MILTGLLLLLLALLGAPLFGIIAASAMLGFYRSEIDLSVVAIEFYRIAEMPVLLAIPLFTFAGYLLSESGAPRRLVRLTQALLGWMPGGLALVSLIACALFTAFTGASGVTIVALGALLYPALTRSGYPDNFSLGLVTTSGSLGLLFAPALPLILYAVIAQQLGIAHNITVEAMFLAGILPGLLMLSLLAGWSVFSNRSLPLTPFSAREAVAAMRDAIWELPLPLVVLGGIYSGYFAISEAAAVTACYVLLVEVVILREIPYGRLPQVMRESMVLVGGILLILGLSLASTNYLIDAGIPSLLFDTIRELVDDKLTFLILLNIFLLILGTMLDIFSALVLMVPLLLPIAIGYGIDPVHLGIIFLANMQIGYFTPPVGMNLFIASYRFKKPVLQLYRATLPWFLILLAALLLITYWPWLSLALL